A window of Arcobacter acticola genomic DNA:
AATAAAAATAAATATGGACTAGGATTTTTACTTCTTAATGCTCTATAAAAACTTAAGTGATCAACTTTTGCTTTTTGAATAAATCTATTTGACATAAGTATTTGAAAAACATCACCAGCTTTTATTTTTTCCTTTGAAACAGCAACCATATTAAAAAATTCTTCTTTTGTGAAGTTAAATTTTCCATCATCTAAAATTGTTGCTTTTTTCAAAGGTGAATAAGTATACGTAGTAAATAAAATATCTTCTATCTTTGATAATTCTTCTTTTTTAGAATCAACAGAAGTTACCATTACTAATTTTGAAGTTTTATGTGAAAATCCTAAAATAATATTTGGTCTAATTAAATCTAAATCAGGAATATTTAATTGATCAAGTAAATCATTCATAGATTCTTTTAATTTTGGTTCAAACTCTTTTCCAATATCATAACCAACATTTCCAATAAAACCATCGATTAAGCCAATACCTAATTCTTCAGATTTATCTTTATAAACTTGTTTATCAAAGTTTTTATAATATCTTTTTAAAAATTTTAAAGGATTTGATTCTACGGTTTCAGTAATACCTTGTTCATTTTTATAAAAACAAGTATTGTTCTCATACCAAACTCGCTCTCGTGCACCAATTATGATATAAGAATAATTTCCATCACTTGAGTTAATAGTACTTTCGAATAAAAAAGTGATTTCATCCCTATACAATGATTTCACTTTTTCATATATTGAAACAGGAGTAAATTGATCTAAAAAAAGCTCTTTACTATAAAAATTCATAGTAATTCACTTCTAAAATTTAACTATAAAAGCGTTTGTAACACTTAGTTTTTCTTTTATAGCATCCATATCTTGATTTGCTGCTGCTCTTGAAGAATAAGGGCCTATTAAAACTTTATTGTATAAAGTTCCTTTTATTTCTGTTTGATATATTTTATATTTAAACTTCTCATTTCTAATTGTATTAATATAACTATCAGATGGTTTTTTAGAAAAAGCACCTATTTGTACAAAATAGCCTTTTGTCATATCAGAAGATGAAGTTTCAGCTACATATTTACTTGCTTTTTTTTCTTCTACTTTTCTTTCAACAACTTTTTCTTTTTGAACAGGTTCTTTTTTAGTTACTTTTTCAACAACTTTTTCTTTTTGAACAGCTTTCTTTTCTTCTATTTTTTTAATAGTCTCATCTAAAGCTTCATTTGTAATACCACTTGGTGCTTCATCTTGTTGAATAGTTTCATTACCTTCTAAAGTATTTGCAGTAGTTTGTTGAGCATTTTCAGTTGTTTTTGCAATTTCAGGAACCATTGGTGCTGAAGAATCTTTTTTTACTCTTTCATTAATGATTTTTTGGAAATTTTCTTCAATATTGCTATTTTCAGATAATTTTTTAATCTCA
This region includes:
- a CDS encoding anthranilate synthase component I family protein, with protein sequence MNFYSKELFLDQFTPVSIYEKVKSLYRDEITFLFESTINSSDGNYSYIIIGARERVWYENNTCFYKNEQGITETVESNPLKFLKRYYKNFDKQVYKDKSEELGIGLIDGFIGNVGYDIGKEFEPKLKESMNDLLDQLNIPDLDLIRPNIILGFSHKTSKLVMVTSVDSKKEELSKIEDILFTTYTYSPLKKATILDDGKFNFTKEEFFNMVAVSKEKIKAGDVFQILMSNRFIQKAKVDHLSFYRALRSKNPSPYLFLLEFEKFSIAGSSPEVMIRLVDGHLLLRPIAGTRKRGRTIEKDLEMENEMINNPKERAEHLMLVDLGRNDVGRVAKPGSVRVTDLMRVERYSHVMHIVSDVEAVIDDKYDMFDLFAATFTAGTMTGAPKIKAMELIAQIEGIKRNFYSGSIAYFGFDGNMDSAITIRTTMLTEDTVIFQAGAGIVADSNPDDEYLEVHNKLAANIATLKDLS
- a CDS encoding SPOR domain-containing protein; the encoded protein is MQIKGEEFIKKVQLQQEREELERKLNELEEVEMSIQDEPVILSRSINNTANEVDNDVEMNDHELNNIMLGSSNNSNEENKKKYLILGIVLVVLFLLTIIIIRLLSGDTTKEDQFTSNNANSNEIKKLSENSNIEENFQKIINERVKKDSSAPMVPEIAKTTENAQQTTANTLEGNETIQQDEAPSGITNEALDETIKKIEEKKAVQKEKVVEKVTKKEPVQKEKVVERKVEEKKASKYVAETSSSDMTKGYFVQIGAFSKKPSDSYINTIRNEKFKYKIYQTEIKGTLYNKVLIGPYSSRAAANQDMDAIKEKLSVTNAFIVKF